A genomic window from Ignavibacteria bacterium includes:
- a CDS encoding pyridoxamine 5'-phosphate oxidase family protein, producing the protein MVETLNNEVEAKIQEILEGNNAIMLATTGTDYSPWILGAYYVSKGLDIYLLVEKGGKSFANIAQNKNVAYSISQNDATKDFLQGKAVVEILPEEEEANVRAMLVEKMPWYQTFVPMVPVKIVSSKIFVTSLQNGWFPAKVLENMN; encoded by the coding sequence ATGGTTGAAACACTTAACAATGAAGTAGAAGCAAAGATCCAAGAGATCCTTGAAGGCAACAATGCAATAATGCTGGCTACAACCGGCACAGATTACTCACCATGGATACTTGGCGCTTACTATGTAAGCAAAGGGCTGGATATCTACCTGCTGGTAGAAAAAGGCGGTAAAAGCTTTGCCAATATTGCGCAGAATAAGAATGTTGCATATTCAATTTCACAAAATGATGCTACAAAAGATTTCCTTCAGGGTAAAGCTGTAGTTGAAATTCTGCCGGAGGAAGAGGAAGCAAACGTAAGAGCAATGCTCGTTGAAAAGATGCCGTGGTACCAGACATTTGTGCCAATGGTTCCGGTAAAAATAGTTTCATCAAAAATATTTGTTACATCACTTCAAAATGGCTGGTTCCCTGCCAAAGTTCTTGAAAATATGAACTGA
- a CDS encoding T9SS type A sorting domain-containing protein, with protein MKTRCPHFFRNAAAFFVLLLALTANLFTQPQYYNYNTTGSTNSFPWNIAGGKQIQVLFLPGDFNQPTPAPNGNITSVSFRLAATLGPYTYTNVVIKMGQAAGLTTFAASQWYAGAMTTVYTRASVQLGGNANEWMTITLDTPFPYDNSQSLIVDIQQCSAAGATGFSTGTTTLTGFRRNTSLTTSACPFVWGQQSGTTPHMGINVAPASVTCSYTWANQTSGTTSLLYSVKTVSNLIGWAVGAAGTVRRTTDGGTTWTNGNPNPGVITGDIYNVEALDANTAWVTTSPGATFIYKTTNGGTNWTQVYTVAGGFINAIKMVSATNGYAFGDPLAGNWLLLQTTDGGNNWTSLATIAGTGDGRNNCVQVSLPNMWFGSGQGTIWKSTNSGLNWTSVATTGLAGQVLGIRFNNTTTGLGGGATMVKSTDGGTSYALLPASGTGNISGIQGSGNDFWYTRGTGIFRSTDNGTTWTQVHTHTGTQNDISLVTDGSGCMTGWSCGASGTIAKMTGVPVAVNEPSTQIPSVYMLEQNYPNPFNPTTNITFALPKSGVVTLKVYDVLGKEVASLVNSFTNAGTHVVPFDASSLSSGVYIYKITTGEFTDSKKMVLIK; from the coding sequence ATGAAAACAAGATGTCCTCATTTCTTCAGGAATGCTGCTGCATTCTTTGTTTTGCTTTTGGCTCTTACCGCCAATTTATTTACCCAGCCTCAATATTATAATTACAACACAACAGGCTCAACAAACTCATTTCCATGGAATATAGCCGGCGGAAAACAAATTCAGGTATTATTCTTACCGGGCGATTTTAATCAGCCTACTCCGGCACCAAACGGAAATATTACAAGCGTATCATTCAGACTTGCTGCTACACTTGGACCTTATACATATACAAATGTAGTTATTAAAATGGGACAGGCTGCAGGCTTAACTACCTTTGCAGCCAGCCAGTGGTATGCAGGAGCTATGACAACTGTGTACACAAGAGCATCTGTTCAGCTTGGAGGCAATGCAAACGAATGGATGACTATAACACTGGATACACCATTTCCTTATGATAATTCACAAAGTTTAATAGTTGATATTCAGCAGTGCTCAGCAGCCGGCGCTACCGGTTTCAGTACAGGTACAACAACATTAACAGGATTCAGAAGAAATACCTCATTAACTACATCAGCCTGCCCGTTTGTATGGGGACAGCAGAGCGGAACTACACCGCATATGGGTATTAATGTTGCCCCTGCTTCAGTAACATGCAGCTACACCTGGGCAAACCAAACATCAGGAACTACATCATTATTATATTCTGTAAAAACTGTAAGCAATTTGATAGGCTGGGCTGTTGGCGCAGCTGGTACTGTTCGCAGAACAACTGATGGGGGAACTACATGGACAAATGGTAACCCGAACCCCGGAGTTATAACCGGCGATATTTACAATGTAGAAGCACTTGATGCTAACACAGCATGGGTAACCACTTCACCCGGCGCTACATTTATTTATAAAACTACCAATGGGGGAACCAACTGGACACAGGTTTATACTGTAGCCGGTGGATTCATAAACGCTATCAAAATGGTTTCAGCAACAAACGGGTATGCGTTCGGAGACCCATTAGCAGGAAACTGGCTGCTGCTTCAAACTACCGATGGCGGCAATAACTGGACTTCACTTGCAACTATCGCAGGCACCGGTGACGGCAGAAACAACTGTGTACAGGTATCACTGCCTAACATGTGGTTTGGTTCAGGCCAGGGAACAATATGGAAATCGACAAATTCAGGTTTAAACTGGACAAGTGTTGCTACCACAGGCCTGGCAGGACAGGTTCTTGGTATAAGGTTTAACAATACAACAACAGGACTTGGAGGCGGCGCTACAATGGTTAAATCAACCGATGGCGGCACTTCATATGCATTACTGCCCGCATCCGGAACCGGAAATATATCAGGCATACAGGGTTCAGGAAATGATTTCTGGTATACCCGCGGAACAGGCATATTCAGAAGCACAGATAACGGTACAACATGGACCCAGGTTCATACTCATACCGGTACTCAGAATGATATTTCATTAGTTACAGATGGAAGCGGCTGTATGACAGGCTGGTCATGCGGTGCATCAGGAACAATCGCAAAAATGACAGGCGTTCCGGTTGCAGTCAATGAACCTTCAACACAGATTCCTTCTGTATATATGCTTGAACAGAACTATCCGAACCCGTTCAACCCGACAACAAATATAACTTTCGCTCTGCCGAAATCAGGCGTAGTAACATTAAAGGTATATGATGTGCTGGGTAAAGAAGTTGCATCACTTGTAAATTCATTTACAAACGCAGGTACACACGTTGTTCCGTTTGATGCTTCATCACTTTCAAGCGGTGTATATATTTACAAAATAACAACAGGTGAATTTACCGACAGCAAAAAAATGGTTCTTATTAAATAA
- the ccsA gene encoding cytochrome c biogenesis protein CcsA — MGPYLIYGAFAGALLSSILYFLSAGGTAKYIKQARMLFHVSAVLTISSTAFLLYLIMTHQFQYTYVWNYSSRDLPWNLLIATFYAGQEGSFHLWAFLMAILGVFLLPYLANRDSEKLQDNMPNDKYEPLTMGTFTLVSAFLLFIMIIKSPYLFVWQSFPADVQVGFIPEDGRGLNPLLQNFWMSIHPPILFLGFTSLAIPFSFAIAALIKNRYDKWMKLALPWTLFGGMILGLGIMLGGYWAYGVLGWGGYWAWDPVENSSFVPWLLIIGAIHTMVAEEKVGKYKRTSLILCVLAFGMVLYSTFLTRSGVLGDASVHSFVDPGQEVYLFLIVFLGLFAGGGLALIGFRFKSLKTEKSEGQVNLLSRESALFVGAITICATALVIAVGTSWPIISKGTVEPDFYNRMNLPLAILIAAINGISILLRWKHSDEKSFFKSLYLPLGFTAAVTITLVILGVRDFLMALLAAASFFAVFINGEIAYTIFKKNKTKAGAYIAHMGLMLLFLGVIGSARYSVEENVSLPLGEPKQVLDGYVLTYKGATEIPGDKEKYHFNVIVQKDDNAFLLQPVMYYSEYSEGIMKNPDIANLVTKDLYLSPMALEEPGQFTPNDIHSFKKGEEKEINGMKIRFVDFDRSKFNREEMEAGKMNIMGAELEVTVNGKTEKIIAEQEMSQNGSNPIPVQLPGNDHYTFYFTKMSVETESTVDIAVIDSHKMQEEQGAPETLILTASVKPFINLVWGGTIVMVLGFYLSLLARHRRIKSETRKAEHLNSNGSHTNGNGKAHHSKKHQHKEEEEEV; from the coding sequence ATGGGACCATATTTAATCTACGGTGCATTTGCAGGTGCCTTATTATCATCAATTCTTTACTTCCTTTCCGCAGGAGGCACTGCAAAATACATTAAACAGGCAAGGATGCTGTTTCATGTTTCTGCCGTTTTAACAATTTCATCAACTGCGTTCCTGCTCTATCTTATTATGACGCACCAGTTCCAGTACACATACGTCTGGAATTATTCTTCCCGTGACCTGCCATGGAACCTGCTGATAGCAACATTCTATGCCGGACAGGAAGGCAGCTTCCATTTGTGGGCGTTCCTAATGGCGATTTTGGGAGTGTTCCTGCTTCCATACCTGGCAAACAGAGATTCAGAGAAGCTGCAGGACAATATGCCCAATGATAAATACGAGCCTCTTACAATGGGTACATTCACTCTGGTTTCAGCTTTTCTGCTGTTTATTATGATAATAAAATCACCTTATTTATTTGTATGGCAATCTTTCCCTGCCGATGTTCAGGTCGGTTTTATACCGGAAGATGGCAGAGGCTTAAATCCCCTGCTGCAGAATTTCTGGATGTCAATTCATCCGCCGATACTGTTTTTGGGATTCACTTCACTGGCAATACCATTCAGCTTCGCAATAGCTGCACTCATAAAGAACCGCTATGATAAATGGATGAAGCTTGCTCTTCCATGGACGCTTTTCGGCGGTATGATACTTGGGCTGGGCATTATGCTTGGCGGTTACTGGGCATACGGTGTTTTAGGCTGGGGCGGTTACTGGGCATGGGATCCTGTTGAGAATTCATCTTTTGTTCCCTGGCTGTTAATTATAGGCGCAATTCATACTATGGTAGCCGAAGAAAAAGTCGGCAAATATAAAAGAACAAGCCTTATTCTATGTGTTCTGGCATTTGGAATGGTACTCTATTCCACATTCTTAACCAGAAGCGGAGTTTTAGGAGATGCCTCAGTACATTCATTTGTTGACCCGGGTCAGGAAGTATATTTATTCCTTATCGTATTTCTGGGCTTATTCGCAGGCGGCGGACTAGCACTTATTGGCTTCAGGTTTAAAAGCTTAAAAACAGAAAAATCCGAAGGACAGGTCAACCTGCTTTCAAGAGAGTCAGCTTTATTTGTAGGCGCGATCACAATATGCGCTACAGCGCTTGTTATTGCAGTAGGTACAAGCTGGCCGATAATCAGTAAAGGTACTGTTGAACCTGATTTTTACAACAGAATGAACCTCCCACTCGCAATTCTGATAGCGGCAATAAACGGTATCAGTATCTTACTCAGATGGAAACATTCTGATGAAAAATCCTTCTTTAAAAGTTTATATTTACCGCTTGGTTTTACAGCGGCTGTAACAATTACTCTTGTAATTCTTGGGGTTAGAGATTTCCTCATGGCGCTGCTTGCCGCAGCTTCATTTTTCGCAGTGTTTATTAACGGAGAAATTGCATATACAATATTTAAAAAGAACAAAACCAAAGCCGGCGCATATATTGCGCATATGGGCTTGATGCTTTTATTCCTAGGTGTTATTGGTTCAGCAAGGTATTCAGTTGAAGAGAACGTCTCTCTTCCGCTGGGAGAGCCAAAACAGGTGCTTGATGGATATGTATTGACCTATAAAGGAGCTACAGAAATTCCGGGTGACAAAGAAAAATATCATTTTAATGTTATAGTGCAGAAAGATGATAATGCATTTCTGCTTCAGCCGGTAATGTATTACAGTGAATACTCAGAAGGCATTATGAAAAATCCGGATATTGCCAATTTAGTTACCAAAGATCTGTATCTCTCGCCAATGGCTCTCGAAGAGCCCGGCCAGTTCACACCGAATGATATTCACTCATTCAAAAAAGGTGAAGAAAAAGAAATCAACGGGATGAAGATCAGGTTCGTTGATTTTGACCGCTCTAAATTCAACCGTGAAGAAATGGAAGCCGGCAAGATGAATATAATGGGAGCTGAGCTGGAAGTAACTGTGAACGGTAAAACTGAAAAGATAATTGCAGAACAGGAAATGTCACAGAACGGCAGCAATCCTATACCGGTACAGCTTCCCGGCAATGATCATTATACTTTCTACTTCACAAAAATGAGCGTCGAAACTGAATCCACTGTAGATATTGCGGTTATTGATAGCCACAAGATGCAGGAAGAACAGGGCGCCCCTGAAACCCTGATATTAACAGCAAGCGTTAAGCCGTTTATTAACCTTGTATGGGGCGGTACTATTGTGATGGTATTAGGATTTTACCTCTCACTATTAGCCAGGCACAGAAGAATAAAATCTGAAACACGCAAAGCGGAGCATTTGAATTCAAACGGCAGCCACACTAACGGGAACGGCAAAGCTCATCACAGTAAAAAACATCAGCACAAAGAAGAAGAAGAGGAAGTTTAG
- a CDS encoding CcmD family protein has protein sequence MDGLYNFLNTYQFYGLLAIILIIWAGIFLYLKNLGSKVNKLQKEN, from the coding sequence ATGGACGGATTATATAATTTTTTAAATACTTACCAGTTTTACGGGTTACTTGCGATAATCCTCATCATTTGGGCTGGAATTTTTCTTTACCTCAAAAATTTAGGCAGTAAAGTAAACAAATTACAAAAAGAAAATTAA
- a CDS encoding PAS domain S-box protein, translating into MHTHEKKTILLVEDEAIISLSTSKILKNNGYEVFVSHKGEKAVSKIKEEPSIDLVLMDINLGNGIDGVEAASKILKIKNLPIIFLTSHSEKQIVDKVKSITSYGYVIKSSGEFVLLESISMALKLFEVNNSLLDDIKKREQTELKLKHSEKRLSTVFHSSPAGICINNITDGLFVDVNEAFCIMTGYSKDELLGNDPIVLNLWYNNEDSRFTEELIIKKGKISNVEVRFRKKNGSTGHAMISCEVIELDSLTCILTLVNDISEIKNYSLALTASQTKFKSFFDNVESIVWIKDLEGRFIDINLYTEKVLKLKRAEVIGKTVIELFPQYNADLYTENDKLVIDTGKLQVFEENAKINNRDHIFISAKFPLYDSEGNFSSIGAICTDITNIKNIENEKDAFFKAIPDLMFKLNKEGVLLDYKCADSSELYISPEGFLGRNLRDVMPENISNKAISLIKKAASDNTIETFEFSLEINGKIKTYEDRLVPVNNDTILSIVRDITEKKQTEYDLRHREAILSVITDFAERILIGGTNESNMNLVLAELGKIFSLSRTYIFRKEKETESSICFKQIYEWCDSGIFSSSSVLDTDNFEIDKTSDFYKKLHRFNKEGYLTGYLEEMESDFEKYIMNVQDLRSYLFIAIFVKGKLWGMIGFDECRYDRKWQEFEVQTLQTAGKIIGGALNKELTEIELANSRELYYKLIDSAPDSVSVTDLNGTLIFSSKKAMELFGYSAQESTDGMSVFGFVSENYRNMAMQKFGNIINTGKPDSETFKLRKKDGSEFTAELTASRYDDAGGNPKGLIIITRDITEKLKTQQQMAEDLVRRKLLIDESGDGIVVLDENGKVFESNKKFAEMLGFSHNEIMSKFVWDWDKNFTTDEIKNMIQNVNESGEHFETIHTRKDGSLINVELSNNGAVVNGKKLVFCVCRDITRRKAIQQKIIENEIKFSKIFNNSPIGISIIRVKDMKYADVNEALIMLSGFSREEFIGKTPFELNLYNETINEAILAAMKNDKLRGAEFELRRKNGSPLNVIMLREIIELDSEEYYITIINDITEIKKIEKKVRESEEKFSKIFHSSPVGIAITKASTGEFIDVNKALLDITQLKYEDIIGKSTLDFKLFTAGQREELVSTILRNDKKTYTEIDYTGQDGTKYNAAFFMDKFELDGELYILTSVFDITEKITQEIAIKKSLKDKEILLKELQHRVKNNLTVISSLLNLELGNLKDSHTRNIFQNSISRINSLSAIYEQLYATDDISRIDLNIYLSRLIESLDKTYKINENVILVTSFETGTSIDLKRAVLIGLIFNELLTNSLKYAFPFNKKGTINSGYCINNGLVNLYVKDNGAGLPENFDVNKTESLGLKLVKMLTEQIDGTFKIERNNGTYVEIEFKI; encoded by the coding sequence ATGCACACCCATGAAAAAAAGACCATTTTACTGGTCGAAGATGAAGCCATAATTTCCCTTTCAACTTCTAAAATATTGAAAAATAACGGTTATGAAGTTTTTGTATCACACAAAGGTGAAAAAGCTGTCAGTAAAATTAAGGAAGAGCCATCTATAGACCTTGTGTTAATGGATATAAACCTGGGCAACGGTATTGACGGAGTTGAAGCAGCCAGCAAAATTCTGAAAATAAAAAATCTGCCTATTATTTTCCTTACATCACATTCAGAAAAACAAATAGTAGATAAAGTAAAATCGATAACAAGCTATGGGTATGTAATAAAAAGCTCTGGTGAGTTTGTATTGCTTGAATCAATTTCCATGGCTTTAAAATTATTTGAAGTTAACAACAGCCTGCTGGATGATATTAAGAAAAGAGAACAAACTGAACTTAAGCTGAAGCACAGCGAAAAAAGGCTTTCTACTGTATTTCATTCCAGCCCGGCAGGAATTTGTATCAACAATATTACTGATGGATTGTTTGTTGATGTAAATGAGGCATTCTGTATTATGACAGGGTACTCAAAGGATGAATTGCTTGGCAACGACCCTATAGTACTAAACCTGTGGTATAATAACGAAGATTCGCGTTTTACTGAAGAATTGATCATAAAAAAAGGAAAAATTTCCAATGTTGAAGTAAGGTTCAGAAAAAAGAACGGTTCAACAGGACATGCAATGATATCCTGTGAAGTAATTGAGCTTGATTCTTTAACCTGTATTTTAACACTGGTAAATGATATTTCTGAAATTAAAAATTATTCTCTTGCGCTGACTGCGAGCCAAACAAAATTTAAAAGTTTTTTTGATAATGTAGAAAGTATCGTTTGGATCAAAGACCTGGAAGGCAGATTTATAGATATTAATTTATATACTGAAAAAGTACTTAAATTAAAAAGAGCAGAAGTAATAGGCAAAACAGTTATTGAGCTGTTCCCCCAATACAATGCTGATCTTTATACAGAAAACGATAAGCTGGTAATTGATACCGGCAAACTGCAGGTATTTGAAGAGAATGCTAAAATCAATAACCGGGATCATATATTCATTTCAGCCAAATTTCCGTTATATGACTCCGAAGGTAATTTCAGCTCTATCGGGGCAATCTGTACAGATATAACAAATATCAAAAATATAGAAAATGAAAAAGATGCTTTTTTTAAAGCAATTCCTGATCTTATGTTCAAATTGAATAAAGAGGGGGTTCTGCTTGATTACAAGTGTGCCGATAGTTCGGAGCTTTATATTTCACCGGAAGGTTTTCTCGGGAGAAATCTCCGAGATGTAATGCCGGAGAATATATCAAACAAGGCAATTTCATTAATAAAAAAAGCGGCTAGCGATAACACAATTGAAACTTTTGAATTTTCACTGGAAATTAACGGAAAAATAAAAACATATGAAGACAGGTTAGTGCCGGTAAATAATGATACTATACTTTCTATCGTAAGGGATATCACAGAAAAGAAACAGACAGAGTATGACTTAAGGCACAGGGAAGCAATACTTTCAGTCATTACAGATTTTGCAGAAAGAATCCTGATAGGCGGAACAAATGAAAGCAATATGAATCTTGTACTTGCAGAGCTTGGAAAAATTTTCAGCTTAAGCAGAACATATATTTTCAGAAAAGAAAAAGAAACCGAAAGCAGTATTTGTTTTAAACAGATCTATGAATGGTGTGATTCTGGTATTTTCAGCTCTTCATCAGTTCTTGATACTGATAATTTTGAAATTGATAAAACTTCTGATTTTTACAAAAAGCTTCACCGGTTCAATAAAGAAGGATATTTAACGGGCTACCTTGAGGAGATGGAAAGTGATTTTGAAAAATATATAATGAATGTTCAGGACCTGCGTTCTTATCTTTTCATAGCGATATTTGTTAAAGGTAAATTATGGGGCATGATAGGTTTTGATGAATGCAGGTATGACAGGAAGTGGCAGGAGTTTGAAGTCCAGACCCTGCAAACCGCCGGTAAGATAATTGGAGGGGCTTTGAATAAGGAGCTTACAGAAATTGAGCTTGCAAACAGCAGGGAATTGTATTACAAATTAATAGATTCAGCGCCGGATTCGGTTTCTGTAACTGATCTCAATGGCACTCTGATTTTTTCTTCAAAAAAAGCTATGGAGCTATTCGGTTATTCTGCCCAGGAAAGTACTGACGGAATGAGTGTCTTTGGCTTTGTTTCCGAAAATTACAGAAACATGGCTATGCAAAAATTCGGAAATATTATTAACACAGGAAAACCTGATTCAGAGACATTTAAATTAAGAAAAAAAGACGGAAGTGAATTTACAGCAGAATTGACTGCAAGCAGATATGATGATGCCGGCGGAAATCCCAAAGGCCTGATAATAATTACACGCGATATTACCGAAAAGCTAAAAACGCAGCAGCAAATGGCGGAAGACCTGGTGAGGAGAAAGCTGCTTATAGATGAATCAGGCGACGGAATTGTTGTGCTTGATGAAAATGGAAAAGTTTTTGAATCAAATAAGAAATTCGCAGAAATGCTTGGTTTCAGTCATAATGAAATTATGTCGAAATTTGTTTGGGACTGGGATAAGAATTTTACGACAGATGAAATAAAAAATATGATTCAAAATGTCAATGAATCAGGTGAGCATTTCGAAACCATTCATACCAGAAAAGACGGCAGCTTAATAAACGTAGAGCTTAGCAATAACGGTGCGGTTGTTAACGGAAAAAAATTGGTATTTTGTGTATGCAGGGATATAACCAGGAGAAAAGCTATTCAGCAAAAAATTATAGAAAATGAAATAAAGTTTTCGAAAATTTTTAATAATTCGCCTATAGGCATCAGTATTATCAGGGTAAAGGATATGAAATACGCTGATGTGAATGAAGCCTTAATAATGCTTTCAGGTTTCAGCAGGGAAGAATTTATAGGTAAAACTCCTTTTGAACTGAACTTATATAATGAAACGATAAATGAGGCTATTCTTGCTGCAATGAAAAATGATAAGCTGAGAGGTGCGGAATTCGAACTGAGACGAAAGAATGGTTCTCCGCTGAATGTTATAATGCTGCGGGAAATAATTGAGCTGGATAGTGAAGAATATTACATTACAATTATTAACGATATCACAGAGATTAAGAAAATCGAAAAGAAAGTGAGAGAAAGTGAGGAAAAATTCAGCAAAATTTTCCATTCCAGCCCTGTAGGTATAGCAATTACCAAAGCATCTACAGGGGAGTTTATTGATGTAAATAAAGCGCTGCTTGATATCACGCAATTAAAATATGAAGATATTATTGGCAAGTCAACTCTTGATTTTAAATTATTTACAGCAGGACAAAGGGAAGAATTGGTAAGTACTATATTAAGAAATGATAAAAAAACTTATACTGAAATAGATTATACAGGACAGGACGGTACAAAATATAACGCAGCGTTTTTTATGGATAAATTTGAGCTCGATGGCGAGCTTTATATACTAACTTCGGTATTTGATATAACTGAAAAAATAACCCAGGAAATTGCAATTAAAAAATCCCTGAAAGATAAAGAGATTCTTTTAAAAGAGCTTCAGCACAGGGTAAAAAATAATTTAACGGTTATTTCCAGCCTGTTAAATCTGGAATTAGGAAATCTTAAGGATTCTCATACCCGCAATATATTCCAGAACTCAATATCACGGATCAATTCTCTTTCAGCAATTTATGAGCAGCTTTACGCTACAGACGATATAAGCAGGATCGATCTTAATATTTACCTTTCCAGGCTGATCGAATCACTTGATAAAACGTATAAAATAAACGAGAATGTTATTCTGGTAACCAGCTTCGAAACGGGTACTTCAATTGATCTGAAAAGAGCGGTGCTTATTGGGTTAATTTTTAATGAACTTCTTACGAATTCCCTTAAATATGCTTTCCCGTTTAATAAAAAGGGAACAATAAACTCCGGGTACTGTATTAATAACGGGTTAGTGAATTTATATGTTAAAGATAACGGGGCGGGTTTACCGGAAAATTTTGATGTGAATAAAACTGAAAGCTTAGGTCTTAAGCTAGTAAAAATGCTGACTGAACAAATTGACGGTACCTTTAAAATTGAAAGAAATAACGGAACTTACGTAGAAATTGAGTTTAAGATATAA
- a CDS encoding universal stress protein yields MKNILVPFDFSKTAEYALNLAVSLAEKQNTNINLLYIVIDPFTIKSSGLKSQDYRSLNIRKFLDAIKKESFSNLKKVIEKLNNKRVKITPYIFVDSNVYKGILNFIDTKKTGLIVMGTHGVSDLKKRYLGTNSERIFRLTQKPVLIVREEVKQYNFRKIVFATDLEHKARKVINQAWEQLKHFNAKIDILRINTPQDSIRSTYAIGQMRNLSKKYNAEFDFIIKDSITPEAGISEYCRKSKADLLVIGVHRKKGFKRLFTDRISESITRTSNIPVLTVDI; encoded by the coding sequence ATGAAAAATATACTTGTACCGTTTGATTTTTCAAAAACCGCAGAATATGCATTAAATTTGGCAGTATCATTAGCCGAAAAACAAAATACAAATATTAACCTTTTATACATTGTAATAGATCCGTTTACAATTAAATCTTCAGGTTTAAAGTCACAAGATTACCGCAGCTTAAATATTCGGAAATTTCTGGATGCGATAAAAAAGGAATCATTTTCAAATTTGAAAAAAGTAATTGAAAAATTAAATAATAAAAGGGTTAAAATTACACCTTATATTTTTGTAGATTCCAATGTTTATAAAGGAATTTTAAACTTTATTGATACTAAAAAGACTGGGCTGATAGTGATGGGTACTCATGGAGTTTCTGATTTGAAGAAAAGATACCTTGGAACAAACTCTGAGCGTATATTTAGATTGACCCAAAAGCCAGTTTTGATTGTTAGGGAAGAGGTTAAACAGTATAATTTCAGAAAAATTGTATTCGCGACCGATCTTGAGCATAAAGCTCGGAAGGTTATTAATCAAGCCTGGGAACAGTTAAAACATTTTAACGCTAAAATTGACATCCTCAGAATTAATACCCCGCAAGATTCTATCAGAAGTACTTATGCAATAGGACAGATGCGTAATTTATCAAAAAAGTACAATGCAGAATTTGATTTTATTATTAAAGATTCAATAACTCCGGAAGCTGGAATTAGTGAATATTGCAGAAAATCAAAAGCTGATCTTCTCGTGATTGGAGTTCACAGGAAAAAAGGGTTTAAAAGGCTGTTTACTGACAGGATCTCAGAATCAATTACAAGAACTTCGAATATACCCGTTTTAACAGTGGATATTTGA
- a CDS encoding T9SS type A sorting domain-containing protein, whose translation MPVKGYTVIEIFNSVGQIIIIPVKSVLEAGSYSIRINFAAYSSGIYFCRFRSGQFTKSLKMLYIK comes from the coding sequence ATTCCGGTTAAAGGATATACTGTAATAGAAATATTCAATTCAGTGGGCCAGATTATAATCATTCCTGTAAAAAGTGTTCTGGAAGCTGGAAGTTATTCAATAAGAATTAATTTTGCAGCATATAGTTCAGGTATATATTTCTGCAGGTTCCGCTCCGGGCAATTTACAAAATCACTGAAAATGCTCTATATTAAATAA